One region of Peribacillus simplex genomic DNA includes:
- a CDS encoding NAD(P)-dependent oxidoreductase — MTSPLKGGLEINFQEAERGLSPREALEESNRCLYCYDAPCIQACPTGIDIPSFIKKIASGNFKGSAKTIMTANPVGASCARVCPTEELCEGACVLNHSTKPIMIGDLQRYSTDWAIQNKQALFKTGKKNGKKVAIVGSGPAGLSAARELALLGYSVTIFEAEKNPGGLNTYGIVSFRLPQSISYWEVEQVKSLDVEIKTNTQVGVDVSVNQLTADYDAVILAIGMSAVPKLGIEGEDLAEVYDAIDFVKATKTEGITDKFIGKKMAVIGAGNTAIDAATCSVRLGAEQVSIIYRRTQKEMTAYDFEYEFAKQEGVGFHWLTNPSRILSDESGQVTGIECVKMMLSEAGEDGRRRPVTISGSEFVIPVEGVIRAIGQSRYVGLIEQFGIQHDDGVVTLEGDSYRTSNEKIFACGDVIFGKGQGEAMVVSAAQQGKKTAYEIDSVLMGEAVDIA, encoded by the coding sequence ATGACGAGCCCATTAAAAGGTGGCCTAGAGATTAACTTTCAGGAAGCGGAGAGGGGGCTGTCCCCAAGGGAAGCTTTGGAAGAATCGAATCGATGTTTATACTGCTATGACGCCCCATGTATCCAAGCCTGTCCGACAGGGATAGATATTCCTAGTTTTATCAAGAAGATAGCTTCAGGTAATTTTAAAGGGTCGGCCAAGACGATTATGACGGCCAATCCCGTCGGTGCTAGCTGCGCGCGGGTATGTCCGACTGAAGAGTTATGTGAGGGGGCATGTGTCCTGAACCATTCTACAAAGCCAATCATGATTGGCGACCTCCAGCGTTATTCCACAGATTGGGCCATCCAAAATAAACAAGCCCTTTTTAAGACCGGGAAGAAGAATGGCAAAAAAGTTGCCATTGTAGGAAGCGGTCCAGCGGGCTTATCTGCAGCAAGAGAATTAGCCTTGCTTGGCTACAGTGTAACCATTTTCGAAGCTGAAAAAAATCCAGGCGGATTAAATACTTACGGAATTGTATCGTTCCGTTTGCCTCAGAGCATTTCTTATTGGGAGGTCGAACAAGTAAAGAGTCTGGATGTAGAAATTAAAACGAATACACAGGTCGGGGTTGATGTTTCCGTAAATCAGCTGACTGCCGACTATGATGCGGTCATTTTAGCTATTGGCATGTCCGCTGTTCCTAAGCTTGGAATAGAAGGAGAAGATTTGGCTGAGGTTTATGATGCAATTGATTTCGTCAAGGCAACGAAAACGGAGGGCATCACTGATAAATTCATTGGGAAGAAGATGGCGGTAATTGGGGCCGGAAATACGGCGATCGATGCCGCGACCTGTTCTGTACGCCTAGGTGCCGAGCAAGTGAGCATTATATATCGCCGTACCCAAAAGGAAATGACAGCTTATGATTTTGAATATGAGTTTGCCAAACAAGAGGGTGTCGGGTTTCACTGGCTGACTAACCCTTCCAGAATCCTGTCGGATGAAAGCGGTCAGGTAACGGGCATCGAATGTGTGAAAATGATGCTTAGCGAGGCTGGGGAAGATGGCCGGCGCCGTCCAGTCACAATTTCCGGATCAGAGTTCGTCATACCTGTCGAAGGGGTCATTCGCGCTATAGGCCAATCGAGGTATGTAGGATTGATTGAACAGTTCGGCATACAACATGATGATGGAGTCGTAACATTGGAGGGTGATTCCTACAGGACATCGAATGAAAAGATCTTTGCGTGCGGTGACGTGATTTTCGGAAAAGGCCAAGGTGAGGCAATGGTTGTTTCAGCTGCCCAGCAAGGGAAGAAGACAGCCTATGAAATTGACTCGGTTTTAATGGGTGAAGCGGTGGATATTGCTTAA
- a CDS encoding heavy metal translocating P-type ATPase, which yields MAESPLKTYRIQGLSCTNCAAKFENNVRDLEGVKEAKINFGASKISIQGSATIEEIEKAGAFDNLRIRDEQEQVTQREPIWKQKENIKVVFSVILLLISWILDKQYVDGGTMPIIGYAAAIIVGGYSLFFNGLKNLARIRFDMHTLMTVAIIGAAVLGEWGEGATVVILFAISEALEKYSMDKARNSIESLMNIAPKEALILRGHHEMMVAVGEIEVGDIMIVKPGQKIAMDGRIMKGASTLNQAAITGESEPVFKTVEGEVFAGTLNGEGLLEVEVTKRVEDTTIAKIIHLVEEAQAEKAPSQAFVDKFAKFYTPAIMLIALVIAVLPPLVNNGDWSEWIYRGLAVLVVGCPCALVISTPIAIVTAIGNAAKHGVLIKGGVHLEEAGALKAIAFDKTGTLTKGVPEVTDFTVLSDVLNEQDVLAIAAALESRSQHPLATAILQKAEQNDVDYHSLLVEDFTAITGKGIKGKINQEIYYIGKPHLLEEVAGIVFPNDVLKLITGFQNAGKTVMVLGDQMKLLALIAVADEIRESSKEAIRKLHALGIEKTIMLTGDNIGTAKVIGAAAGVQEIEAELLPQDKLTIIKRWKQKYDRVAMVGDGVNDAPALAASTVGIAMGGAGTDTALETADIALMGDDLSKLPYTIRLSRKTLKIIKQNITFSLVIKILALLLIAPGWLTLWMAIFADMGATLLVTLNSLRLLRIKE from the coding sequence ATGGCTGAGTCCCCATTAAAAACGTATCGTATTCAGGGTCTATCCTGCACGAATTGTGCTGCTAAATTTGAAAACAATGTCCGTGATCTGGAGGGTGTGAAGGAGGCCAAAATTAACTTTGGTGCTTCAAAAATTTCTATACAGGGAAGCGCGACAATTGAAGAGATTGAAAAGGCGGGGGCATTTGATAACCTGAGAATCCGGGATGAACAGGAACAGGTGACGCAAAGGGAACCAATTTGGAAGCAAAAAGAAAATATTAAAGTGGTGTTCTCGGTTATCCTTCTGCTAATCAGTTGGATATTGGATAAGCAATATGTTGATGGAGGCACCATGCCGATAATCGGTTATGCGGCTGCAATCATAGTTGGAGGATATTCATTATTTTTCAATGGGTTGAAAAATCTTGCCAGAATTCGTTTTGATATGCACACCCTTATGACGGTTGCTATCATCGGAGCGGCCGTGCTGGGTGAATGGGGCGAGGGGGCAACTGTCGTCATTCTATTTGCAATAAGTGAAGCGCTGGAAAAATATTCAATGGATAAAGCACGTAATTCCATAGAATCCTTAATGAATATCGCACCTAAAGAAGCCTTGATCCTAAGAGGGCATCACGAAATGATGGTTGCTGTTGGTGAGATTGAAGTGGGCGATATCATGATCGTTAAACCCGGCCAAAAGATTGCCATGGATGGCAGGATCATGAAAGGGGCCTCGACACTTAATCAAGCAGCCATTACAGGGGAATCCGAGCCGGTTTTCAAAACGGTTGAGGGTGAAGTATTTGCTGGAACCTTAAATGGGGAAGGGCTGCTCGAAGTGGAGGTCACGAAGCGGGTCGAGGATACGACGATTGCAAAAATCATCCACCTTGTTGAAGAAGCACAGGCAGAAAAGGCCCCTTCCCAAGCTTTCGTGGATAAGTTCGCAAAATTTTATACGCCGGCTATTATGCTCATTGCCTTGGTCATTGCCGTGTTACCCCCGCTTGTGAACAATGGAGATTGGAGTGAATGGATTTACCGGGGATTGGCTGTACTGGTTGTCGGTTGTCCTTGTGCTTTGGTCATTTCAACGCCCATCGCTATTGTGACAGCAATAGGAAATGCTGCTAAACATGGTGTGCTGATTAAAGGCGGGGTCCATTTGGAGGAAGCAGGAGCCTTAAAGGCGATTGCGTTTGATAAAACGGGTACTTTAACAAAGGGTGTACCTGAAGTGACTGATTTCACAGTATTGTCTGATGTGTTGAATGAACAGGACGTGCTAGCGATCGCTGCCGCTTTAGAAAGCAGATCACAGCACCCCCTTGCCACGGCCATTCTTCAAAAGGCGGAACAAAATGACGTGGACTATCATTCTTTATTGGTCGAGGATTTTACAGCAATCACCGGTAAAGGTATAAAAGGGAAAATCAATCAAGAAATCTATTACATTGGTAAACCCCATCTTCTTGAAGAAGTGGCAGGTATAGTTTTCCCTAATGATGTCCTAAAACTGATCACCGGCTTTCAAAACGCAGGGAAAACAGTGATGGTGCTAGGTGATCAAATGAAGCTCCTGGCACTCATTGCGGTGGCTGATGAAATAAGGGAAAGCAGTAAGGAAGCAATTCGGAAACTGCATGCATTGGGCATTGAAAAAACGATAATGCTGACCGGGGATAATATCGGAACAGCAAAAGTGATTGGAGCTGCAGCTGGGGTTCAGGAGATTGAGGCGGAGCTATTGCCACAAGATAAACTGACCATCATCAAACGATGGAAACAAAAATATGATCGAGTGGCCATGGTGGGCGATGGTGTCAATGATGCGCCTGCCTTGGCAGCTTCCACGGTAGGGATTGCCATGGGCGGGGCAGGTACTGATACGGCCCTTGAAACAGCAGACATTGCCTTAATGGGTGATGACTTATCGAAGCTGCCTTATACAATCCGCTTAAGTCGCAAAACATTAAAAATCATTAAGCAAAACATCACGTTTTCATTGGTGATTAAAATCCTGGCCTTATTATTGATAGCGCCGGGCTGGTTAACACTTTGGATGGCGATTTTTGCCGACATGGGTGCAACATTATTAGTTACATTGAACAGCCTAAGATTACTGAGAATAAAAGAATAA
- a CDS encoding HAMP domain-containing protein, translating into MRISKLNPKKSLLAKLFSFYIIPFVLFAGAMGLCFSYITNKMINENVLPQFDERLSENAHSLAASLNPTLINNASVRGEEIKRKLDAFVEDKKSIEYVYVLKRENDAEMIVALNGSEDFLVESPFTPEQAKSINGSEDVLSEIYKDKWGTHKSYFTPIEGTDAIVGIDMDAKFIDELKSKMIFYNILFLASAIILGVLCAVVIGKKISGPVNELVGYTNEMAEGDLSKSIPIGRQDEIGDLSDGFEDMRLSLSHIIQNVREHAQKDESNDSVHSPIL; encoded by the coding sequence ATGAGAATTTCAAAGCTAAATCCTAAAAAATCTTTGCTGGCAAAACTATTCTCGTTTTATATTATTCCATTCGTACTTTTCGCAGGGGCCATGGGCCTTTGCTTTTCCTATATTACTAATAAAATGATCAATGAGAATGTCCTTCCGCAATTCGATGAGCGTCTTTCTGAAAATGCCCACAGTTTAGCAGCAAGCCTCAATCCCACTTTGATAAACAATGCTTCGGTGCGGGGAGAAGAGATTAAGCGGAAATTAGATGCCTTTGTTGAAGATAAAAAGAGCATTGAATATGTTTACGTACTGAAGCGGGAGAATGATGCCGAAATGATTGTAGCCCTGAACGGCAGCGAGGACTTTTTGGTTGAATCCCCTTTCACGCCGGAACAGGCAAAATCGATAAATGGAAGCGAAGACGTCTTGAGTGAAATATATAAAGATAAGTGGGGAACACACAAGTCCTACTTTACGCCAATCGAAGGAACGGACGCGATTGTCGGAATCGATATGGATGCAAAATTCATTGATGAATTGAAAAGCAAAATGATATTCTATAATATCTTATTTCTTGCAAGTGCCATTATATTAGGCGTGCTATGCGCCGTTGTCATCGGTAAAAAGATCTCGGGACCCGTCAATGAGCTTGTTGGTTACACGAATGAAATGGCAGAAGGGGACTTAAGTAAATCGATTCCCATTGGCAGACAGGATGAGATTGGCGATCTGTCAGATGGATTCGAAGATATGAGATTAAGTTTGTCCCATATAATTCAGAATGTCCGTGAACATGCTCAAAAAGATGAATCAAACGACAGTGTCCATTCACCAATCCTTTGA
- a CDS encoding methyl-accepting chemotaxis protein, which yields MLKKMNQTTVSIHQSFEEMVESYGQIVTGTTEEAKASEERAHHIDRISNMISDLTDTIRLMSEQTNKMNEFTMHANTLAEQGSKQVQDVTSQMDKILENGQANKVNLVSLEEDVVKINEVIGLIRVIASQTNLLSLNASIEAARAGDAGRGFAVVAQEVQKLAVQTDESIDIISESIMRINEQTAKVIQNNDRSFQDILNGVSLVENNGEIFNKIFESVEKLLEGTEQLATHAKKINESSDESLASIQEIAAISEEGVATTEQISAAAIQQSSIMTGLKEQNEELANEAAILEELVEKFITKK from the coding sequence ATGCTCAAAAAGATGAATCAAACGACAGTGTCCATTCACCAATCCTTTGAAGAGATGGTGGAATCCTATGGCCAGATAGTAACGGGGACAACGGAAGAGGCAAAAGCTTCTGAAGAACGTGCCCATCATATTGACCGAATTTCCAATATGATCAGTGACTTAACGGATACAATCCGTTTAATGAGCGAGCAAACGAATAAAATGAATGAATTTACCATGCATGCGAATACACTTGCAGAACAAGGAAGTAAACAAGTGCAGGATGTAACGAGCCAGATGGATAAAATCTTGGAAAATGGCCAAGCGAATAAAGTCAATTTGGTGAGCCTGGAAGAGGATGTAGTGAAGATAAATGAAGTGATTGGTTTAATAAGGGTCATTGCTTCTCAAACGAACCTGCTATCCCTTAATGCTTCCATAGAAGCGGCACGGGCGGGGGATGCCGGCAGAGGTTTTGCTGTAGTCGCTCAAGAGGTGCAAAAATTGGCTGTGCAAACAGATGAATCCATTGATATCATTTCAGAATCGATCATGCGGATTAATGAACAAACAGCCAAAGTCATCCAAAATAACGATAGAAGTTTCCAGGATATCTTAAATGGTGTTTCCTTAGTGGAAAACAATGGCGAGATTTTCAATAAGATATTCGAATCCGTAGAGAAATTGTTGGAAGGCACAGAACAATTAGCGACCCATGCGAAAAAAATCAACGAGTCCTCGGATGAAAGTCTAGCATCCATTCAGGAAATAGCAGCGATTTCAGAAGAGGGAGTCGCAACAACGGAGCAAATCTCTGCGGCTGCAATTCAACAAAGCTCCATAATGACTGGATTGAAAGAGCAAAACGAAGAGTTAGCAAACGAAGCGGCCATATTAGAAGAGCTGGTAGAAAAGTTTATTACGAAAAAATAA
- the hflX gene encoding GTPase HflX: protein MELQQRAILVGVNLNGQKDFEYSMEELANLTEACEVEVAGTITQNLHRVNSSHFIGTGKIEEVKSLVEYKEANVVIFNDQLSPSQLRNLERDMDCKVIDRTILILDIFAHRAKTKEAQLQVEVAKLQYMLPRLVGLRESLGRQSGGVGTNKGAGEKQLELDRRRIEENISVLNKELEELVAHRQTQRKQRKKNSIPVVSLVGYTNAGKSSIMNALIGMFHPTAEKQVLEKDMLFATLETSVRNIPLPDKKEFLLTDTVGFVSKLPHHLVKAFRSTLEEVVEADLLIHVVDFSNPNHEQQIEITDKTLEEIGIKGIPTVFAYNKADLTDLEIPQVNRGSVYMSAKNKVGIEELINQIRGHIFVGYTHCEMLIPFDQGQLVSYFNENGHITETEYEENGYRIKLECKKTDYEKYNRYVIHPE, encoded by the coding sequence ATGGAATTACAGCAGAGGGCAATCTTGGTTGGAGTTAATCTCAACGGTCAAAAGGATTTTGAATATTCAATGGAAGAATTGGCCAATTTAACGGAAGCATGTGAGGTAGAGGTTGCAGGGACCATCACACAAAATTTGCATCGGGTGAACTCATCACATTTTATCGGTACCGGGAAGATTGAGGAAGTAAAAAGTCTCGTTGAGTATAAAGAAGCTAACGTCGTCATTTTTAATGATCAGCTCTCACCTTCGCAACTTCGGAACCTGGAGAGGGACATGGATTGCAAGGTGATCGATCGGACAATCTTGATTCTTGATATCTTCGCGCACCGGGCGAAAACGAAGGAAGCGCAGCTTCAGGTAGAAGTGGCAAAGCTTCAGTACATGCTCCCGCGCCTTGTTGGTTTAAGGGAGTCATTAGGGCGTCAAAGTGGTGGAGTCGGCACAAACAAAGGGGCAGGTGAAAAGCAGTTAGAGCTTGACCGTAGGAGAATCGAGGAAAATATAAGTGTTTTGAATAAAGAATTGGAAGAGCTTGTTGCGCACCGGCAAACGCAGAGAAAACAGCGGAAAAAGAATTCCATCCCTGTTGTATCCTTAGTAGGGTATACCAATGCAGGGAAATCTTCGATCATGAATGCCCTGATCGGGATGTTCCATCCAACAGCCGAGAAGCAGGTTTTGGAAAAGGATATGCTGTTCGCTACTCTTGAGACATCCGTTCGAAACATTCCGCTTCCGGATAAAAAGGAATTCTTATTGACGGACACGGTGGGCTTTGTGTCTAAATTGCCCCATCACCTTGTGAAAGCATTCCGATCCACATTAGAAGAAGTGGTAGAAGCGGATCTGTTGATCCATGTTGTCGATTTTTCCAACCCTAATCATGAGCAGCAAATAGAGATAACTGATAAGACTTTAGAAGAGATAGGCATTAAAGGGATTCCAACGGTTTTTGCCTATAATAAAGCGGACCTTACCGATTTGGAAATTCCCCAGGTGAATCGTGGATCTGTATATATGTCCGCAAAAAACAAAGTCGGCATTGAGGAATTGATCAATCAAATTCGCGGACATATTTTTGTCGGCTATACTCATTGTGAAATGCTTATTCCATTTGATCAAGGACAGCTGGTTTCTTATTTCAATGAAAATGGTCATATAACGGAAACTGAATATGAGGAAAACGGATATCGAATTAAGCTTGAGTGCAAGAAAACGGATTATGAAAAATATAATCGTTACGTTATTCATCCAGAATAA
- a CDS encoding cold-shock protein: MEQGKVKWFNAEKGFGFIERENGDDVFVHFSAIQSEGFKSLDEGQEVTFEVEQGQRGPQASNVQKA, translated from the coding sequence ATGGAACAAGGTAAAGTGAAATGGTTTAACGCAGAAAAAGGTTTTGGATTCATCGAACGCGAAAACGGAGACGACGTATTCGTACATTTCTCAGCTATCCAAAGCGAAGGTTTCAAATCTTTAGACGAAGGCCAAGAAGTTACTTTTGAAGTAGAACAAGGTCAACGTGGACCTCAAGCTTCTAACGTTCAAAAAGCATAA
- a CDS encoding ArsR/SmtB family transcription factor, translated as MTELKDVCDVHLHDEVKVNRIQEEMSQVNISSMSKLFKVIGDENRAKIAYALCTDEELCVCDLANIIGASMATTSHHLRTLYKHAIVKYRKEGKLAFYSLDDHHIKQLILIALEHQQEVKVDG; from the coding sequence ATGACGGAACTGAAAGATGTATGTGATGTCCACCTGCATGATGAAGTGAAGGTTAATCGCATACAAGAAGAGATGAGCCAGGTGAATATATCCAGCATGTCGAAGCTGTTTAAGGTGATAGGTGATGAAAATAGGGCGAAGATAGCTTATGCGCTCTGTACGGACGAAGAATTGTGTGTGTGCGATCTGGCCAATATCATTGGTGCTTCGATGGCGACAACGTCACATCATCTTCGTACACTTTATAAACATGCAATCGTAAAATACCGAAAAGAAGGAAAGCTAGCTTTTTATTCTTTGGATGATCACCATATAAAGCAATTGATTCTCATTGCATTAGAACATCAGCAGGAGGTAAAGGTCGATGGCTGA